One stretch of Muribaculum intestinale DNA includes these proteins:
- the purB gene encoding adenylosuccinate lyase, whose amino-acid sequence MELSQLTAISPVDGRYRGKCAALDQYFSEYALIRYRVRVEVEYFIALCEIPLPQLSEVDHALFPALRAIYKDFSTADAQRIKEIESVTNHDVKAVEYFLKEKFDTLGLTGVKEFIHFGLTSQDINNTSVPMSVKEAIAEAYRPMLVELIEHLEARADEWADLPMLAKTHGQPASPTRLGKEIRVFSYRLRKQLAMLDATTVSGKFGGATGNFNAHLTAYPEIDWRKFAATFLSERLGIEREEYTTQISNYDNLAAIFDAMRRINTIILDLDRDMWQYISMEYFKQKIKAGEVGSSAMPHKVNPIDFENSEGNLGIANAILDHLASKLPVSRLQRDLTDSTVLRNVGVPMAHMMIAIASTLKGLGKLLLNETAINRDLDGMWNVVAEGIQTILRREGYPKPYETLKELTRVNTTVTAESIAAFIDTLNVSAEVKEELHRLSPHTYTGY is encoded by the coding sequence ATGGAACTTTCACAACTTACAGCCATATCGCCCGTCGACGGACGCTACCGCGGTAAATGCGCGGCTCTCGACCAGTACTTCTCAGAATATGCTCTCATCCGCTACCGCGTGCGCGTGGAGGTTGAGTATTTCATCGCCCTCTGCGAGATACCTCTCCCCCAGCTGTCGGAGGTAGACCACGCCCTGTTTCCCGCCCTCCGCGCCATCTACAAGGACTTCTCGACTGCTGACGCACAGCGCATCAAGGAGATAGAATCCGTCACCAACCACGACGTAAAGGCGGTGGAATACTTCCTCAAGGAGAAGTTTGACACCCTCGGCCTTACCGGCGTAAAAGAGTTTATCCACTTCGGCCTTACCTCGCAGGATATCAACAACACATCAGTGCCCATGTCGGTTAAGGAAGCCATCGCCGAGGCATACCGTCCCATGCTCGTAGAGCTCATCGAGCATCTTGAGGCACGCGCCGACGAGTGGGCCGACCTACCCATGCTCGCCAAGACCCACGGCCAGCCCGCATCGCCCACACGTCTCGGAAAAGAGATACGCGTGTTCAGCTACCGCCTGCGCAAACAGCTCGCCATGCTCGACGCCACAACCGTCAGCGGCAAGTTTGGCGGCGCCACAGGCAACTTCAACGCCCACCTTACGGCATATCCCGAAATCGACTGGCGCAAATTCGCGGCCACATTCCTCAGCGAGCGTCTCGGCATCGAACGCGAGGAATACACCACCCAGATATCCAACTACGACAATCTGGCTGCCATATTCGACGCCATGCGCCGCATCAACACCATCATCCTCGACCTCGACCGCGACATGTGGCAGTACATATCGATGGAGTACTTCAAGCAGAAAATCAAGGCCGGAGAGGTAGGCTCATCGGCCATGCCCCACAAGGTCAACCCCATCGACTTCGAAAATTCCGAGGGCAACCTCGGCATCGCCAACGCCATACTCGACCACCTCGCGTCGAAACTGCCCGTAAGCCGCCTGCAGCGCGACCTTACCGACTCGACCGTGCTGCGCAACGTCGGTGTGCCTATGGCCCACATGATGATTGCCATCGCTTCGACCCTCAAGGGACTCGGCAAACTCCTGCTCAACGAGACCGCCATCAACCGCGACCTCGACGGCATGTGGAACGTAGTGGCCGAAGGCATACAGACCATCTTGCGCCGCGAAGGATATCCCAAGCCATACGAGACACTCAAGGAACTCACACGCGTCAACACTACAGTGACAGCCGAGAGCATCGCAGCCTTCATCGACACACTCAACGTGTCGGCCGAGGTGAAAGAGGAGCTGCACCGTCTGTCGCCCCACACCTACACCGGATATTGA
- a CDS encoding DUF4301 family protein has product MTPQDKTTLEEKGIAPELLESQLKRFETGFPYLRIVDSARVGNGILALDDAARQQAVDRWQQYLADGGQVYKFVPASGAASRMFKSLFAYLDGEADTPKPGSDVEQLIDRIADFAFFPELDETCTRLYGKDIAALKAEGRTKEIVAALLNKEGLSYGQLPKGLLKFHSYAEGARTPLEEHLVEGAQTATDKDGNVNLHFTVSPEHRALFEQKIAAAVPGFEKALGVHYHISLSEQKKSTDTVAANPDNTPFREDGKLLFRPGGHGALIQNLNDIDSAVVFIKNIDNVVPDSQREATLQYKKVIAGCLIETHDRIARYIDMIDRGAYTIDDVREMIAFMHDTLNIRDEKLKQLEDADLVLYIRAKLDRPLRVCGMVRNEGEPGGGPYITYNPDGSTSPQILESTQIDPACAEYKEMVAKATHFNPVDLVCYIKDVKGAKYNLPDYVDPDTGFISSKSRNGRELRALELPGLWNGAMSDWNTIFVEVPIATFNPVKTVNDLLRPVHQA; this is encoded by the coding sequence ATGACACCCCAGGACAAAACTACACTCGAGGAGAAAGGAATCGCTCCCGAGCTCCTCGAAAGCCAGCTGAAACGCTTTGAGACAGGTTTCCCATATCTACGTATCGTCGACTCGGCCCGCGTGGGCAACGGCATACTCGCTCTTGACGACGCCGCCCGGCAGCAGGCCGTCGACCGTTGGCAGCAATATCTCGCCGATGGCGGACAGGTCTATAAATTCGTGCCGGCTTCCGGAGCCGCATCGCGTATGTTCAAGTCGCTCTTCGCCTATCTCGACGGCGAGGCCGACACTCCCAAGCCGGGCAGCGACGTAGAGCAGCTCATCGACCGCATCGCCGATTTCGCTTTCTTCCCCGAACTCGACGAGACATGCACACGCCTCTATGGCAAGGACATCGCCGCTCTCAAGGCTGAAGGCCGCACCAAGGAGATTGTCGCCGCCCTGCTCAACAAGGAGGGCCTCAGCTACGGACAGCTCCCCAAGGGTCTGCTCAAATTCCACTCCTATGCCGAGGGTGCGCGCACACCTCTGGAGGAACACCTCGTGGAAGGCGCCCAGACTGCCACCGACAAGGATGGAAACGTCAACCTCCACTTTACCGTGTCGCCCGAACACCGCGCTCTCTTCGAACAGAAGATTGCCGCCGCCGTGCCCGGATTTGAAAAAGCCCTCGGCGTGCACTACCACATATCGCTCTCCGAGCAGAAAAAATCGACCGACACCGTTGCCGCCAATCCCGACAACACCCCCTTCCGCGAGGACGGCAAGCTCCTCTTCCGCCCCGGCGGTCACGGCGCTCTCATCCAGAATCTCAACGATATCGATTCGGCTGTAGTGTTCATCAAGAATATCGACAACGTGGTGCCCGACTCGCAGCGCGAAGCCACTCTCCAGTATAAGAAGGTGATAGCCGGATGTCTTATCGAGACTCACGACCGCATCGCGCGCTATATCGACATGATTGACCGCGGCGCCTATACCATCGACGACGTGCGCGAGATGATAGCCTTCATGCACGACACCCTCAACATACGCGACGAAAAGCTCAAGCAGCTTGAAGATGCCGACCTCGTGCTCTATATCCGCGCCAAGCTCGACCGTCCACTGCGCGTGTGCGGCATGGTGCGCAACGAGGGTGAGCCCGGCGGAGGCCCCTACATCACCTACAACCCCGACGGCTCGACATCGCCCCAGATTCTCGAAAGCACACAGATCGACCCCGCGTGCGCCGAGTATAAGGAGATGGTGGCAAAGGCCACACACTTCAATCCCGTCGACCTCGTATGCTACATAAAGGATGTCAAGGGAGCCAAGTACAATCTTCCCGATTACGTCGACCCCGACACCGGCTTCATATCCTCCAAGTCGCGCAACGGACGCGAGCTCCGCGCCCTTGAGCTACCGGGTCTCTGGAACGGCGCTATGAGCGACTGGAACACTATATTTGTCGAAGTGCCCATCGCAACATTCAATCCCGTCAAGACCGTCAACGATCTCCTCCGTCCCGTACACCAGGCCTGA
- the ubiE gene encoding bifunctional demethylmenaquinone methyltransferase/2-methoxy-6-polyprenyl-1,4-benzoquinol methylase UbiE produces MDVKAERVNPYRGDTRCKTEQVRDMFDSIAPAYDFMNRMMTFGIDRLWRRKAVRMLASGPHADILDVATGTGDLALLLARSLRPATVTGIDLSEGMLEVARRKASADTGAAASGTKMTFLAADCLHLPMPDGTYDIVTAAYGVRNFEHLLRGYREMYRVLRPGGTLCVIELSTPTSPLVKPLYRFYTRHIIPLAGRIVSRDVRAYSYLPESIAAVPQGESMLALMCEAGFSATEHHPLTFGVCTIYIARK; encoded by the coding sequence ATGGATGTAAAAGCCGAGCGCGTCAACCCCTACCGAGGCGACACGCGATGCAAGACAGAGCAGGTGCGCGACATGTTCGACTCCATAGCTCCCGCCTACGACTTCATGAACCGGATGATGACCTTCGGCATCGACCGGCTGTGGCGTCGCAAGGCAGTGCGCATGCTTGCCTCCGGGCCCCATGCCGACATACTCGACGTGGCCACAGGCACAGGCGACCTTGCCCTGCTGCTTGCCCGCTCGCTCCGCCCGGCTACAGTGACAGGCATCGACCTGAGCGAAGGCATGCTTGAGGTGGCGCGCCGCAAGGCATCCGCCGACACCGGAGCCGCCGCCTCGGGAACAAAGATGACATTTCTCGCCGCCGACTGCCTCCACCTCCCCATGCCCGACGGGACCTACGACATCGTCACCGCCGCCTACGGAGTGCGCAACTTCGAGCATCTGCTCCGGGGATACCGCGAGATGTACCGTGTGCTGAGGCCCGGCGGCACACTCTGTGTAATCGAGCTGTCGACACCGACATCGCCGCTGGTCAAACCACTCTACCGCTTCTACACCCGCCATATCATACCCCTGGCGGGGCGTATCGTAAGCCGCGACGTGCGCGCCTACAGCTATCTGCCCGAAAGCATCGCTGCGGTGCCTCAGGGCGAATCGATGCTCGCCCTCATGTGCGAAGCCGGATTCTCGGCCACAGAGCACCATCCTCTCACATTCGGCGTGTGTACCATCTACATCGCCCGTAAATAA
- a CDS encoding phosphoribosylaminoimidazolesuccinocarboxamide synthase, producing the protein MAQTLTKTDFNFPGQKSVYHGKVRDVYDINDDIMVMVATDRISAFDVILPKGIPFKGQVLNQIAAKFLDATADIVPNWKLATPDPMVTVGLKCEGFRVEMIIRGYLTGSAWRDYQAGCREICGVRLPDGMKENEKFPEPIITPTTKAEAGHDENISREEIIAQGIVDKADYEQMEEYTRELFKRGSEIAAKHGLILVDTKYEFGKRDGKVYLIDEIHTPDSSRYFYADGYEERFAKGEPQKQLSKEFVRQWLIENGFMGKEGQQVPEMTDAYCESVSDRYIELYEHITGEKFDRDAETADIASRIEKSVTAWLEARK; encoded by the coding sequence ATGGCACAGACACTTACCAAGACCGATTTCAATTTTCCCGGCCAAAAGAGCGTGTACCACGGTAAAGTACGCGACGTCTACGACATCAACGACGACATCATGGTGATGGTCGCCACCGACCGCATATCGGCATTTGACGTGATTCTCCCCAAAGGCATACCCTTCAAGGGACAGGTGCTCAACCAGATTGCGGCAAAGTTCCTCGACGCCACAGCCGACATAGTACCCAACTGGAAGCTCGCCACTCCCGACCCGATGGTGACAGTCGGACTCAAGTGCGAGGGATTCCGCGTGGAGATGATTATCCGCGGCTACCTCACCGGCAGCGCATGGCGTGACTATCAGGCAGGATGCCGCGAGATATGCGGCGTACGCCTCCCCGACGGGATGAAGGAGAACGAGAAATTCCCCGAACCAATCATCACCCCGACCACAAAAGCCGAGGCCGGACACGATGAAAACATCTCGCGCGAGGAAATCATCGCCCAGGGCATCGTCGACAAAGCCGACTACGAGCAGATGGAAGAGTACACCCGCGAGCTCTTCAAGCGCGGCTCGGAAATCGCCGCAAAGCATGGTCTGATACTTGTCGACACCAAATATGAGTTTGGAAAACGCGACGGAAAGGTATACCTCATCGACGAAATCCACACACCCGACTCGTCGCGCTACTTCTATGCCGACGGATACGAGGAGCGCTTCGCCAAGGGCGAGCCCCAGAAGCAGCTCTCAAAAGAGTTTGTGCGCCAGTGGCTTATCGAAAACGGCTTCATGGGCAAAGAGGGCCAGCAGGTGCCCGAGATGACCGACGCCTACTGCGAGTCGGTAAGCGACCGCTACATCGAACTGTACGAGCACATCACCGGCGAGAAATTCGACCGCGACGCAGAGACAGCCGACATAGCCTCGCGCATCGAGAAGTCAGTGACAGCCTGGCTTGAAGCCCGCAAATAA
- a CDS encoding four helix bundle suffix domain-containing protein gives MEKFIPQQGHYRRLRVFRVTEIIYDITYIFTRRFLSKGDRTIDQMVQAARSGKQNIAEGSAAGTTSKETEIKLTNVAKASLQELLVDYEDYLRVRELKLWHKDSRKALQTRRYCATHADSADYREAVKVRSDETVANIAIILIHQADVLLHRLIERQKRDFLINGGIREQMTRGRIEYRNSQKK, from the coding sequence ATGGAAAAATTCATTCCACAACAAGGTCATTACCGCCGGCTCCGAGTATTTAGAGTCACAGAAATAATCTATGACATAACATACATATTTACACGCCGTTTTCTTTCGAAAGGGGATCGTACAATCGACCAGATGGTGCAGGCCGCCCGAAGCGGTAAACAGAACATCGCAGAAGGAAGCGCTGCCGGGACGACATCCAAAGAGACCGAGATAAAGCTGACCAACGTTGCAAAAGCCAGTTTGCAGGAGCTTTTGGTGGATTATGAAGATTATTTGCGTGTACGCGAGCTGAAACTGTGGCATAAAGACAGCCGGAAAGCTCTCCAGACACGCAGATATTGTGCGACACATGCCGACTCGGCAGATTATCGCGAGGCCGTGAAAGTAAGGAGTGACGAGACAGTAGCCAATATCGCTATAATTCTCATACATCAGGCAGATGTGTTGCTGCATCGGCTCATCGAACGACAAAAACGCGATTTCCTCATCAATGGAGGTATCCGCGAGCAGATGACCCGCGGACGCATCGAATATCGCAATTCTCAGAAAAAATAA
- a CDS encoding TolB family protein, with the protein MPQSIRRSLSIMSLSLAMLATATAMHAATVDFSVVSVPEESGLELTKISVNSDFVCLPKVKRTGKRVDWFTNRVLSLMPNTNNIAYLSFRNNTTNIFLKDLAKQGSSRQRTNRTGVIDFSFSPDGKTLYFSESRGKTTQIFSTDASNGYVCRQITSGANDYSPIQAPGSAMVFFARTENKGGCSIWSYNLKDNFLSNYSPGQNPCPVNKESALIVSRQTPGGNAELWKINYDTGVEECIVSATDKSFTTPMISPDGRWIVFVGSSVVEGQGVAYHNTDIYVCRIDGTDLRQLTHHAADDLSPIWSHDGRNIYFISQRGDADATANIWRMTFTE; encoded by the coding sequence ATGCCTCAATCAATACGCAGAAGTCTCTCCATAATGTCATTATCGCTTGCCATGCTTGCCACAGCAACAGCCATGCATGCTGCCACAGTCGACTTCTCGGTGGTGAGCGTTCCGGAAGAGAGCGGCCTGGAGCTCACCAAGATATCGGTCAACAGCGACTTTGTATGCCTGCCAAAGGTTAAACGCACGGGAAAGCGTGTCGACTGGTTCACCAACCGGGTGCTCAGCCTTATGCCCAACACCAACAACATAGCCTACCTGTCGTTTCGCAACAACACGACCAACATATTTCTGAAAGACCTTGCGAAACAAGGCTCTTCGCGCCAGCGCACAAACCGCACGGGAGTGATAGATTTCTCCTTCTCGCCCGACGGTAAAACCCTCTATTTCTCAGAATCGCGAGGGAAAACGACCCAGATATTCTCAACCGACGCCTCCAACGGCTATGTGTGCCGTCAGATAACATCGGGCGCCAACGACTATTCACCCATCCAGGCCCCCGGCTCGGCCATGGTATTTTTCGCCCGCACCGAAAACAAAGGCGGATGCAGCATATGGAGCTACAATCTGAAAGACAACTTCCTGTCGAACTACTCGCCGGGCCAGAACCCCTGCCCTGTGAACAAAGAGAGCGCCTTGATAGTATCGCGCCAGACACCCGGCGGGAATGCCGAATTATGGAAAATCAACTATGACACCGGAGTGGAGGAATGCATCGTATCGGCCACCGACAAAAGTTTCACCACCCCGATGATATCGCCCGACGGGCGCTGGATTGTATTCGTAGGCTCATCGGTAGTGGAGGGCCAGGGTGTCGCCTACCACAATACCGACATATATGTATGCCGCATCGACGGGACCGACCTGCGCCAGCTTACCCACCATGCCGCCGACGACCTCAGCCCCATATGGAGCCACGACGGCAGAAACATCTACTTCATATCGCAGCGTGGAGATGCCGACGCCACAGCCAACATATGGCGCATGACATTCACCGAATAA
- a CDS encoding PhoH family protein: MIERIIIIDSVDPVSFYGVNNCNMQLIRNLFPKLRMAARGQVIKVIGDEEETAQFEKRIKELEDYCSRYNKLPEDVILDIVKGHSPKEMKRDDVIIYGINGKPIAARNPNQQKLVDAFIHNDLTFALGPAGTGKTYIAIALAVRALKNREVRKIILSRPAVEAGEKLGFLPGDMKDKIDPYLQPLYDALEDMIPAVKLKEYMDNNVIQIAPLAFMRGRTLNDAVIVLDEAQNTTTHQIKMFLTRLGMNAKMIITGDVTQIDLPRSVRSGLVQALHVLNGVEGIGMVEFGKKDIVRHHLVQRIVEAYQHYDDEMKSQRDTPEQPELSD; the protein is encoded by the coding sequence ATGATTGAGCGTATTATAATTATCGACAGCGTGGATCCCGTAAGTTTTTACGGGGTAAACAACTGCAACATGCAGTTAATCAGGAATCTGTTCCCGAAACTGCGCATGGCCGCACGCGGACAGGTAATAAAAGTTATCGGCGACGAAGAGGAGACCGCACAGTTTGAAAAGCGCATAAAAGAGCTCGAAGACTACTGCTCACGCTACAACAAACTGCCCGAGGACGTAATCCTCGACATCGTAAAAGGCCACTCCCCGAAAGAGATGAAACGCGACGACGTAATCATCTACGGCATCAACGGAAAGCCTATCGCCGCACGCAACCCCAACCAGCAGAAACTCGTCGACGCATTTATCCACAACGACCTCACATTTGCCCTCGGCCCCGCCGGTACAGGCAAGACCTACATAGCCATTGCCTTGGCTGTCAGAGCGCTGAAAAACCGTGAGGTGCGCAAGATTATCCTCTCGCGCCCGGCAGTCGAGGCCGGAGAAAAACTCGGATTCCTGCCCGGCGACATGAAGGACAAAATCGACCCCTACCTCCAGCCGCTTTACGACGCACTCGAAGATATGATTCCGGCCGTAAAGCTCAAGGAATACATGGACAACAACGTAATCCAGATAGCTCCCCTCGCATTCATGCGCGGACGCACACTCAACGACGCCGTCATCGTGCTCGACGAGGCCCAGAACACCACCACCCACCAGATTAAGATGTTTCTCACCCGACTGGGCATGAACGCCAAGATGATAATCACCGGCGACGTGACCCAGATCGACCTCCCGCGCTCGGTACGCTCAGGCCTCGTGCAGGCCCTCCACGTGCTCAACGGCGTAGAGGGTATCGGCATGGTGGAGTTTGGCAAAAAGGATATCGTGCGCCACCATCTCGTGCAACGCATCGTAGAGGCCTACCAGCATTACGACGATGAAATGAAATCCCAACGCGACACCCCGGAACAGCCGGAACTCTCCGACTGA
- a CDS encoding YihY/virulence factor BrkB family protein gives MKKKSKISNMISRGSAFMRLALIRTKAFMAYCTTGVWSDTRRSWRINTIKTINLTVRSFLNTDLQNRASALTYNTLLAIVPALALLFAIGRGFGFENLLQTQLFQALPSQKHALEAGIEFVSGYMQQASQGLFVGVGIVVLLWTMISLMSNIEDTFNTVWGVTHARSFGRKVIDYTAIMFLLPILMICSSGISVMASYALVDNPRLHFITPALKVALDVAPFVLTWMSFTGMYLAFPNTKVRFKNAFLSGIFAGTAFQILQYLFLSGQIYVSKYNAIYGSFAFLPLLLIWLQLVWTITLAGAVLCYSSQNIFQFNFSNDISTISLDYKRQIAVVIMAITVKRFDDGRPPLTVTDFAANYHMPSRLITQLIDEMVMARLLSPVAVGEDIYAYQPATDPGKVTLGYVLGKLNSQGANGFIPGFQKEFADIIKVITDNTLRTIDMCDKILLRDLPLDNV, from the coding sequence ATGAAGAAGAAGAGCAAAATATCAAATATGATAAGCCGCGGAAGCGCTTTCATGCGGCTTGCCTTGATACGCACAAAGGCATTTATGGCCTACTGCACCACCGGGGTGTGGAGCGACACGCGCCGCAGCTGGCGCATCAACACCATAAAGACAATCAATCTGACGGTGCGGTCGTTTCTCAACACCGACCTTCAGAACCGCGCGTCGGCCCTCACCTACAATACCCTGCTGGCCATAGTGCCGGCGCTGGCACTTCTGTTTGCAATCGGGCGCGGATTCGGATTCGAGAATCTGCTCCAGACTCAGCTCTTCCAGGCTCTGCCGTCGCAAAAGCATGCGCTTGAGGCTGGTATCGAATTTGTGAGCGGCTATATGCAGCAGGCCTCACAGGGGCTGTTTGTCGGTGTAGGCATCGTGGTGTTGCTGTGGACCATGATATCCCTGATGAGCAACATCGAGGATACGTTCAACACGGTGTGGGGAGTGACCCACGCGCGCTCGTTCGGCCGCAAGGTAATCGACTATACCGCAATAATGTTTCTGCTGCCGATACTCATGATATGCTCAAGCGGAATATCGGTGATGGCGAGCTACGCCCTTGTCGACAATCCGCGGCTCCACTTCATCACTCCGGCGCTGAAGGTAGCGCTCGACGTGGCTCCGTTTGTGCTTACATGGATGTCGTTCACGGGGATGTATCTTGCGTTTCCCAACACCAAGGTGAGGTTTAAGAACGCTTTTCTAAGCGGGATATTCGCGGGCACGGCGTTCCAGATACTCCAGTATCTGTTTCTTTCGGGACAGATATATGTGTCGAAGTACAATGCCATCTACGGCTCGTTCGCATTCCTGCCGTTGCTGTTGATATGGCTCCAGCTGGTATGGACAATCACACTGGCGGGGGCTGTGCTGTGCTACTCGTCGCAAAACATATTCCAGTTTAACTTCTCCAACGACATATCGACCATATCGCTTGACTACAAGCGCCAGATTGCGGTGGTGATAATGGCCATAACCGTCAAGCGCTTTGACGACGGGCGGCCTCCGCTCACCGTCACCGACTTTGCCGCAAACTACCATATGCCGTCGAGGCTTATCACCCAGCTTATCGACGAGATGGTGATGGCGCGGCTGCTGTCGCCTGTGGCCGTGGGCGAGGACATATATGCCTACCAGCCTGCCACCGACCCGGGAAAGGTGACTTTAGGATATGTGCTCGGCAAGCTCAACTCGCAGGGCGCCAACGGATTCATACCGGGCTTTCAGAAGGAATTCGCCGATATAATAAAAGTAATCACCGACAATACGCTACGCACCATCGACATGTGCGACAAGATACTGCTGCGCGACCTCCCGCTCGACAATGTATAA
- a CDS encoding 2-oxoacid:acceptor oxidoreductase family protein, with amino-acid sequence MKEEIIISGFGGQGVLSMGKILAYAGLMNNLEVTWMPAYGPEQRGGTANVTVILSDTPISSPVLDTYDTAVVLNQQSLDKFESKVKPGGLLIYDAYGIHRRPERTDIIVREIPAMDAAVEMGNSKTYNMIVLGAILGMKPVVDVDAVLRGLKKTLPERHHHLLPLNEQAIRRGMDLVKN; translated from the coding sequence ATGAAAGAAGAAATCATCATATCGGGCTTCGGCGGACAGGGAGTACTCTCGATGGGAAAGATACTCGCATACGCAGGGCTTATGAACAATCTGGAAGTGACATGGATGCCGGCCTACGGCCCCGAGCAGCGCGGAGGCACAGCCAACGTCACCGTAATCCTCAGCGACACTCCGATTAGCTCGCCCGTGCTCGACACCTACGACACAGCCGTAGTGCTCAACCAGCAGAGCCTCGACAAATTCGAGTCTAAGGTAAAGCCCGGCGGACTCCTCATATACGATGCCTACGGCATACACCGCCGCCCCGAGCGCACCGACATAATCGTACGCGAGATACCGGCAATGGATGCAGCCGTAGAGATGGGCAACTCCAAGACATACAACATGATTGTACTTGGTGCCATTCTCGGCATGAAACCGGTGGTCGATGTCGACGCCGTGTTGCGCGGGCTTAAAAAGACCCTCCCTGAGCGTCACCACCACCTGCTCCCACTAAACGAGCAGGCCATCCGACGCGGCATGGACCTCGTCAAAAATTAA
- a CDS encoding thiamine pyrophosphate-dependent enzyme, whose protein sequence is MELNDIIKEENRVYSRPSLLTEETMHYCPGCSHGVVHKLVAEIVEELGLEDKTIGIAPVGCAVFAYRYIDIDWIEAAHGRAPAVATAVKRLSPDKMVFTYQGDGDLAAIGTCETIHAANRGENIVIIFINNGIYGMTGGQMAPTTLEGMVTSTTPYGRRTDLNGHPLNITPLLALLPGTCYVTRQAVHTPAAVRKAKPALRKAFAAAMEGRGTSVVEVVSTCNSGWKMSPAKSNEWMEQNMFPAYPLGDLKNTLDQ, encoded by the coding sequence ATGGAACTCAACGATATCATAAAGGAAGAAAACCGAGTATACTCGCGCCCGTCGCTCCTGACCGAAGAGACCATGCACTACTGCCCGGGATGCAGCCACGGGGTAGTACATAAACTTGTGGCTGAAATCGTAGAAGAGCTCGGCCTCGAAGACAAGACCATAGGCATAGCGCCCGTAGGATGTGCCGTATTCGCATACCGCTACATCGATATCGACTGGATTGAAGCCGCCCACGGACGCGCCCCGGCCGTGGCCACAGCCGTCAAGCGCCTCAGCCCCGACAAAATGGTGTTCACCTACCAGGGCGACGGCGACCTCGCAGCCATAGGCACATGCGAGACCATACACGCCGCCAACCGTGGCGAAAACATCGTGATCATATTCATCAACAACGGCATATACGGCATGACCGGCGGACAGATGGCACCGACAACACTCGAAGGGATGGTGACATCGACCACCCCCTACGGACGCCGCACCGACCTCAACGGACACCCGCTCAACATAACACCCCTGCTCGCCCTCCTGCCCGGCACATGCTATGTAACCCGTCAGGCAGTACACACTCCTGCCGCCGTGCGCAAGGCCAAGCCCGCCCTGCGAAAAGCATTTGCCGCAGCCATGGAAGGGCGCGGAACATCTGTGGTCGAGGTGGTAAGCACATGCAACTCCGGATGGAAAATGTCGCCCGCCAAGTCAAATGAGTGGATGGAGCAGAACATGTTCCCAGCCTATCCTCTCGGCGACCTCAAAAATACCCTCGACCAATAA
- a CDS encoding outer membrane beta-barrel protein, translating to MKSLKAIMLAGALATAASASAQFANTGSNTASTDLDDYNRISVSYNNTHFGFNKEAGGSDSDFGLNGFGLNYIHGFSVSSTLPMFVETGLNLNFGFGSDTGKKVDLYDGWIQANNKKQFINLQVPVNFAYKFAIADGVSVSPYVGLNFKFNLTGRMKADFDYGYDPEEYRNLDEFIEDNNLPDSEGDWLSVFSKDDMGSKDATWNRFQMGWHIGAGLQYNAFYLGVEYGTDFIPAFKYEKAKVNSSDLKISLGYCF from the coding sequence ATGAAAAGTTTAAAAGCAATCATGCTCGCAGGTGCACTCGCCACCGCGGCAAGCGCGTCGGCACAGTTTGCCAACACCGGCTCCAACACTGCATCAACCGATCTCGACGACTACAACCGCATCTCAGTATCGTACAACAACACACACTTCGGATTCAACAAGGAGGCCGGAGGCTCCGACAGCGACTTCGGGCTCAATGGATTCGGCCTCAACTACATCCATGGCTTCAGCGTGAGCAGCACACTGCCCATGTTTGTCGAGACCGGCCTTAACCTCAACTTCGGCTTCGGCTCCGATACCGGCAAAAAAGTGGACCTATATGACGGATGGATTCAAGCCAACAACAAAAAGCAATTCATCAATCTCCAGGTGCCTGTAAACTTCGCTTACAAGTTTGCTATTGCCGACGGAGTATCGGTATCGCCATATGTAGGCCTCAACTTCAAGTTTAACCTTACAGGCCGCATGAAGGCAGATTTTGATTACGGCTATGATCCCGAAGAATATAGAAATCTTGATGAATTTATTGAGGATAATAATCTGCCTGATTCTGAGGGAGATTGGTTAAGCGTATTCAGCAAAGATGACATGGGCAGCAAGGATGCTACCTGGAATCGTTTCCAGATGGGATGGCATATCGGCGCAGGGCTCCAGTACAACGCCTTCTACCTCGGTGTAGAATACGGTACCGACTTCATCCCCGCCTTCAAATACGAAAAAGCCAAAGTCAACAGCAGCGACCTGAAAATCTCTCTCGGCTACTGCTTCTAA